One Calliopsis andreniformis isolate RMS-2024a chromosome 9, iyCalAndr_principal, whole genome shotgun sequence genomic window carries:
- the Iml1 gene encoding GATOR complex protein Iml1 isoform X3, with protein sequence MKLFKLIVHQKTFSEEDLIINPKDHPGIKTGDVVEIYQPEVEFSRLLLQVTSFKEDLQGRETISVENNVATMFQLRTFGDVYMNVVNPDDVALDSVELTFKDQYLGRSEMWRLKNSLVNTCVYMNKKIEFCGGSIRCQVYEMWSQGDRVACGVINNDTKVVFRSSTSMVYLFIQMSSEMWDFDIHGDLYFEKAVNGFLADLFQKWKKNGSNHEVTIVLFSRTFYNANNLEEFPNHMRECLQHDYRGRFYEDFYRVVVQNERFEDWSNVLVQLRKLFTDYQKIVLEYHQKPGVTIPKAVNSTAAQGNFLEVLNMSLNVFEKHYLDRSFDRTGQLSVVITPGVGVFEVDRELTNVTKQRIIDNGVGSDLVCVGEQPLHAVPLLKFHNKDTSINAPDYSMPHWINLSFYSTNKKIPYSTFIPRIKLPQRVPKQSAENGKLQCKNKLLQEDPRECLHNTLFDYDTYDAQVFQLPSVHTSSSLQRVTTRTKKTSVASMETHNNAHMLKLLKRKMSDPDIHHPPPESHSPPIATTRSAAILIPHRTDDITSSESNGEINESRTSVKSDLTDSEISPPFRPVVGSAGSPTNTMSQPTNIIRPSRALINPFDPSHVTIKLTSNRRRWTHIFPKGPTGVLIQQHHYQAVPTQLCSESHSDVISNISGSPMDHNEISNSNQFQDHTKSKSQRLNLSLSSGDKGGNPGSSTGNKSLTLLWGATGEQEWTPALTTGVDWKSLTISACLPITTDYFPDKRSLQNDYVVSDYNLLPDDVNADFAQQRAIYKKPLTTAEVFKELVSQRLAQGFQLIILPTTKKNQTNTPGSNAVPAISSVMRGRQIESEPKEEYLLSIGRIFHKISLFDNCITVTRYRPRHPYPPFNIHYLYRFHAPHHDTYEVSWASFTTEKLENYNWNYLDHYICTRGHTDFALVEALKYWRFRVFLLPLNNSATKKFLEGSSRCDIYTPLTAQDQISVMNGFLRFIELWPNKIRRSNPNKNWNPSTLGGVPPRDPASHLTRRRHSTSLIVLTNQTSLVGSSPFRERLGSNRLPEKPRPRSGSKVMDRGRISPASEAVLPLSLEQQQDHFDSNEDSANMELTKIKSTATYNEILEAMKHPQHGVVGSLTQHPSLPNQTFVSADAVQWLNNHIEGGITVEGAINIMNGMIQEKLICHASGDFSKPFILGFYLYHVVQDKENQKAADYFSPSGDLQSFENEWVEVEIKAPKGWCEPTSPTAFSTMSSPITIPNCDTVDESNVPPFLKDDLDLADLGDDKDWRIPPYKHTHLDIDINNRSDRIEWGHLRYQSIYKVDHSYELVVQWVASSGSIVADLIFVWQRKAQMCGIQMVPIPSDPLALPYTLKSDPLRGPIFIPLNIECLMTNKRNLFEEFREETYAQRLFLFQEAIVQRFGFVPCLIESTENDHQYVHMTGNAFILIPSTTNAKFRPRVATNVVRRNTGQKGYPVHYDQPSPHEAYITRHVSGKNKDDYSPDKRVGFLWSWNHMLSRKWKSATTVAGDELFQKKLIQDFRHFTSNGNNRLKQFWESCWEIKEKSCTQIS encoded by the exons ATGAAGCTGTTTAAATTAATAGTACATCAGAAAACATTTAGTGAGGAAGATTTGATAATTAATCCTAAAGATCACCCAGGAATAAAAACTGGAGATGTTGTCGAAATTTATCAGCCAGAGGTTGAATTCAGCCGTCTACTCCTTCAAGTCACATCCTTTAAGGAAGACTTGCAAGGACGTGAGACAATTAGTGTGGAAAATAATGTAGCAACAATGTTTCAACTAAGAACATTTGGGGATGTTTATATGAATGTAGTAAACCCAGATGATGTTGCTTTGGATTCTGTTGAACTTACTTTCAAAGATCAATATTTGGGACGTAGTGAAATGTGGCGTCTCAAAAATAGCTTG GTTAATACTTGTGTATATATGAACAAAAAGATTGAATTCTGTGGAGGTAGTATAAGGTGTCAAGTCTATGAAATGTGGTCACAAGGAGATCGTGTTGCTTGTGGTGTCATAAATAATGATACTAAG GTGGTGTTTCGTTCTTCAACAAGTATGGTTTACCTTTTTATCCAAATGAGTTCAGAAATGTGGGATTTTGATATTCATGGTGATCTATATTTTGAAAAAGCAGTTAATGGTTTTTTAGCTGATTTATTTCAAAAATGGAAAAAGAATGGCAGTAATCATGAAGTTACAATAGTCCTATTTTCAAGAACATTTTATAATGCTAATAATTTGGAGGAATTTCCAAACCATATGCGTGAATGCTTGCAGCATGATTACAGGGGAAGGTTTTATGAAGATTTTTACAGGGTGGTAGTACAAAatgaaagatttgaagattggagtaaTGTATTGGTGCAATTACGTAAACTATTTACAGATTATCAAAAAATTgtactagaatatcatcaaaagcCAGGTGTCACAATaccaaaagctgtgaattcaacaGCTGCACAGGGCAATTTTTTAGAAGTTTTAAATATGTCTTTAAATG TGTTTGAGAAACACTATTTAGATCGTAGTTTTGATAGAACTGGTCAATTATCAGTAGTTATAACACCTGGTGTAGGCGTTTTTGAAGTTGATAGAGAGTTGACAAATGTTACAAAACAGAGAATCATTGATAATGGAGTTGGCAGTGATTTAGTGTGTGTTGGAGAACAACCACTACATGCAGTTCCTTTATTAAAA TTTCATAACAAAGATACATCTATAAATGCACCAGATTACAGTATGCCACACTGGATTAATCTCAGTTTTTATTCTACAAATAAAAAGATTCCTTATTCAACGTTTATACCACGTATAAAACTTCCTCAAAGGGTACCAAAACAATCAGCTGAAAATGGAAAATTACAATGTAAGAACAAGCTTCTACAGGAGGATCCGAGAGAATGCTTACATAATACTTTATTTgactatgatacatatgatgctCAAGTTTTTCAGTTACCTTCTGTCCATACATCAag TAGTCTGCAACGAGTTACAACAAGAACCAAAAAGACAAGTGTTGCAAGTATGGAAACGCATAATAATGCACATATGTTGAAACTTCTGAAAAGAAAAATGTCTGATCCTGACATTCATCACCCACCACCTGAATCACATTCACCTCCAATAGCTACAACAAGAAGTGCAGCAATCTTAATACCACATAGAACAGATGATATTACTAGCAGTGAATCTAATGGAGAAATTAATG AATCAAGGACATCAGTGAAAAGCGACTTAACTGATTCGGAAATATCACCGCCATTCAGACCAGTTGTCGGGAGTGCTGGCAGCCCAACAAATACAATGTCTCAACCAACAAATATCATTAGACCTAGCAGAGCACTTATTAATCCATTTGATCCATCTCACGTTACAATAAAGCTTACTAGTAATCGGCGAAGATGGACACACATTTTTCCCAAag GACCAACAGGTGTGCTTATACAGCAACATCATTATCAAGCTGTGCCAACACAACTGTGTTCAGAATCACATTCGGatgttatttcaaatataagCGGATCCCCTATGGACCACAACGAAATTTCTAATTCAAATCAATTCCAAGATC ACACGAAAAGTAAATCACAGAGGCTAAATCTGTCGCTATCAAGCGGCGATAAAGGTGGAAATCCAGGATCTTCTACCGGGAATAAGTCCTTAACACTGTTATGGGGTGCTACTGGTGAACAAGAATGGACCCCAGCATTGACAACAG gtGTTGATTGGAAATCATTGACAATCTCGGCATGTCTGCCTATTACTACTGATTATTTCCCAGACAAAAGAAGTTTACAAAACGATTATGTTGTTTCGGATTATAATCTTTTACCTGACGATGTTAATGCAGACTTTGCTCAACAACGGGCAATATATAAAAAGCCTTTAACAACTGCAGAAGTATTTAAGGAGCTTGTATCGCAACGATTAGCACAG GGCTTCCAACTTATTATCTTACCTACAACTAAGAAAAATCAAACTAATACCCCTGGCAGTAATGCTGTACCAGCAATAAGTTCTGTGATGCGTGGTCGGCAAATAGAATCAGAACCAAAAGAAGAGTATTTATTAAGTATTGGTagaatttttcataaaatatctTTATTCGATAACTGTATAACTGTTACCAGATATCGACCGAG gcATCCTTATCCTCCGTTTAATATTCATTATCTCTATCGATTTCATGCACCACATCATGATACTTATGAAGTGTCGTGGGCATCTTTTACAACAGAAAAACTTGAAAATTATAACTGGAATTATTTAGATCATTATATTTGCACTAGAGGCCACACTGACTTTGCTCTGGTAGAA GCTCTTAAATACTGGAGGTTCCGAGTATTTTTATTACCTTTAAATAATTCAGCAACCAAAAAATTTTTGGAAGGATCTTCTAGATGTGACATATATACACCACTGACAGCTCAAGACCAAATTTCTGTCATGAATGGATTTTTAAGATTCATTGAGTTATGGCCGAATAAAATACGTCGCTCAAATCCTAACAAAAATTGG AACCCTTCAACTCTAGGTGGTGTTCCCCCGAGAGATCCTGCCTCTCACTTGACCAGACGCAGGCACAGCACGAGCCTGATAGTCCTCACTAACCAG ACCAGTCTAGTTGGCAGCTCTCCCTTCAGGGAGCGACTTGGAAGCAATCGTCTACCAGAGAAACCAAGACCAAG GTCGGGATCTAAGGTAATGGATAGGGGCCGAATTTCACCCGCAAGTGAAGCTGTGTTACCCCTCTCACTTGAACAACAACAAGATCATTTTGATTCTAATGAAGACAG TGCAAATATGGagttaacaaaaataaaaagtacTGCTACGTATAATGAAATCTTAGAGGCAATGAAGCATCCTCAACATGGTGTGGTAGGATCTCTCACACAACATCCTTCTTTACCGAATCAAACATTCGTTAGCGCGGATGCAGTGCAGTGGTTAAATAATCATATAGaaggtggaataactgtggaaGGTGCTATTAACATTATGAAT GGCATGATACAAGAGAAATTAATATGCCATGCTTCCGGCGACTTTTCAAAGCCATTTATTTTAGGATTTTATTTGTATCATGTGGTACAAGATAAGGAAAATCAAAAAG CTGCAGATTATTTTTCACCTTCGGGTGATTTACAAAGTTTTGAGAACGAGTGGGTGGAAGTCGAGATAAAAGCACCAAAAGGATGGTGTGAACCTACTTCACCCACAGCTTTCTCGACAATGTCTTCTCCCATAACTATACCTAATTGTGATACAGTGGATGAATCAAATGTACCCCCTTTTCTTAAGGATGATTTGGACTTAGCAGATTTAGGAGATGATAAAGATTGGCGTA TTCCACCATACAAACACACTCATTTAGATATCGACATAAATAATAGAAGTGACAGAATTGAATGGGGTCACTTAAGGTATCAATCCATCTACAAAGTAGATCATTCTTATGAGCTCGTAGTGCAGTGGGTGGCATCATCTGGTAGCATAGTTGCTGACCTA ATATTTGTATGGCAACGTAAAGCTCAAATGTGTGGAATTCAAATGGTTCCTATTCCCAGTGATCCATTAGCACTACCTTATACTTTGAAAAGCGATCCTTTAAGAGGACCTATTTTTATACCATTAAATATAGAATGTCTTATGACAAACAAACGAAATCTTTTTGAAG AATTTCGAGAAGAAACCTACGCACAACGACTTTTTCTTTTTCAAGAAGCAATTGTACAAAGGTTTGGCTTTGTTCCGTGTTTAATAGAAAGTACCGAGAATGACCACCAATATGTACATATGACTGGCAACGCGTTTATACTTATTCCTTCTACAACGAATGCAAAATTTCGTCCACGTGTAGCTACTAATGTTGTAAGACGGAATACAGGACAAAAAGGATATCCAGTTCATTACGATCAGCCTAGTCCCCATGAAGCTTACATTACGAGACACGTTAGCGGAAAAAATAAAGACGACTACAGTCCGGATAAAAGA GTGGGATTTCTTTGGTCATGGAATCATATGCTTAGTCGAAAGTGGAAATCAGCAACTACAGTAGCTGGTGATGAACTATTTCAAAAGAAACTTATTCAAGACTTTAGGCATTTTACTTCAAACGGGAATAATAGATTGAAACAATTTTGGGAATCGTGTTGGGAAATAAAAGAGAAATCGTGTACACAAATAAGCTGA
- the Iml1 gene encoding GATOR complex protein Iml1 isoform X5 — translation MKLFKLIVHQKTFSEEDLIINPKDHPGIKTGDVVEIYQPEVEFSRLLLQVTSFKEDLQGRETISVENNVATMFQLRTFGDVYMNVVNPDDVALDSVELTFKDQYLGRSEMWRLKNSLVNTCVYMNKKIEFCGGSIRCQVYEMWSQGDRVACGVINNDTKVVFRSSTSMVYLFIQMSSEMWDFDIHGDLYFEKAVNGFLADLFQKWKKNGSNHEVTIVLFSRTFYNANNLEEFPNHMRECLQHDYRGRFYEDFYRVVVQNERFEDWSNVLVQLRKLFTDYQKIVLEYHQKPGVTIPKAVNSTAAQGNFLEVLNMSLNVFEKHYLDRSFDRTGQLSVVITPGVGVFEVDRELTNVTKQRIIDNGVGSDLVCVGEQPLHAVPLLKFHNKDTSINAPDYSMPHWINLSFYSTNKKIPYSTFIPRIKLPQRVPKQSAENGKLQCKNKLLQEDPRECLHNTLFDYDTYDAQVFQLPSVHTSSSLQRVTTRTKKTSVASMETHNNAHMLKLLKRKMSDPDIHHPPPESHSPPIATTRSAAILIPHRTDDITSSESNGEINESRTSVKSDLTDSEISPPFRPVVGSAGSPTNTMSQPTNIIRPSRALINPFDPSHVTIKLTSNRRRWTHIFPKGPTGVLIQQHHYQAVPTQLCSESHSDVISNISGSPMDHNEISNSNQFQDHTKSKSQRLNLSLSSGDKGGNPGSSTGNKSLTLLWGATGEQEWTPALTTAIIGVDWKSLTISACLPITTDYFPDKRSLQNDYVVSDYNLLPDDVNADFAQQRAIYKKPLTTAEVFKELVSQRLAQGFQLIILPTTKKNQTNTPGSNAVPAISSVMRGRQIESEPKEEYLLSIGRIFHKISLFDNCITVTRYRPRHPYPPFNIHYLYRFHAPHHDTYEVSWASFTTEKLENYNWNYLDHYICTRGHTDFALVEALKYWRFRVFLLPLNNSATKKFLEGSSRCDIYTPLTAQDQISVMNGFLRFIELWPNKIRRSNPNKNWERHVVNTAATARTCLDTPRHVPNRSGSKVMDRGRISPASEAVLPLSLEQQQDHFDSNEDSANMELTKIKSTATYNEILEAMKHPQHGVVGSLTQHPSLPNQTFVSADAVQWLNNHIEGGITVEGAINIMNGMIQEKLICHASGDFSKPFILGFYLYHVVQDKENQKAADYFSPSGDLQSFENEWVEVEIKAPKGWCEPTSPTAFSTMSSPITIPNCDTVDESNVPPFLKDDLDLADLGDDKDWRIPPYKHTHLDIDINNRSDRIEWGHLRYQSIYKVDHSYELVVQWVASSGSIVADLIFVWQRKAQMCGIQMVPIPSDPLALPYTLKSDPLRGPIFIPLNIECLMTNKRNLFEEFREETYAQRLFLFQEAIVQRFGFVPCLIESTENDHQYVHMTGNAFILIPSTTNAKFRPRVATNVVRRNTGQKGYPVHYDQPSPHEAYITRHVSGKNKDDYSPDKRVGFLWSWNHMLSRKWKSATTVAGDELFQKKLIQDFRHFTSNGNNRLKQFWESCWEIKEKSCTQIS, via the exons ATGAAGCTGTTTAAATTAATAGTACATCAGAAAACATTTAGTGAGGAAGATTTGATAATTAATCCTAAAGATCACCCAGGAATAAAAACTGGAGATGTTGTCGAAATTTATCAGCCAGAGGTTGAATTCAGCCGTCTACTCCTTCAAGTCACATCCTTTAAGGAAGACTTGCAAGGACGTGAGACAATTAGTGTGGAAAATAATGTAGCAACAATGTTTCAACTAAGAACATTTGGGGATGTTTATATGAATGTAGTAAACCCAGATGATGTTGCTTTGGATTCTGTTGAACTTACTTTCAAAGATCAATATTTGGGACGTAGTGAAATGTGGCGTCTCAAAAATAGCTTG GTTAATACTTGTGTATATATGAACAAAAAGATTGAATTCTGTGGAGGTAGTATAAGGTGTCAAGTCTATGAAATGTGGTCACAAGGAGATCGTGTTGCTTGTGGTGTCATAAATAATGATACTAAG GTGGTGTTTCGTTCTTCAACAAGTATGGTTTACCTTTTTATCCAAATGAGTTCAGAAATGTGGGATTTTGATATTCATGGTGATCTATATTTTGAAAAAGCAGTTAATGGTTTTTTAGCTGATTTATTTCAAAAATGGAAAAAGAATGGCAGTAATCATGAAGTTACAATAGTCCTATTTTCAAGAACATTTTATAATGCTAATAATTTGGAGGAATTTCCAAACCATATGCGTGAATGCTTGCAGCATGATTACAGGGGAAGGTTTTATGAAGATTTTTACAGGGTGGTAGTACAAAatgaaagatttgaagattggagtaaTGTATTGGTGCAATTACGTAAACTATTTACAGATTATCAAAAAATTgtactagaatatcatcaaaagcCAGGTGTCACAATaccaaaagctgtgaattcaacaGCTGCACAGGGCAATTTTTTAGAAGTTTTAAATATGTCTTTAAATG TGTTTGAGAAACACTATTTAGATCGTAGTTTTGATAGAACTGGTCAATTATCAGTAGTTATAACACCTGGTGTAGGCGTTTTTGAAGTTGATAGAGAGTTGACAAATGTTACAAAACAGAGAATCATTGATAATGGAGTTGGCAGTGATTTAGTGTGTGTTGGAGAACAACCACTACATGCAGTTCCTTTATTAAAA TTTCATAACAAAGATACATCTATAAATGCACCAGATTACAGTATGCCACACTGGATTAATCTCAGTTTTTATTCTACAAATAAAAAGATTCCTTATTCAACGTTTATACCACGTATAAAACTTCCTCAAAGGGTACCAAAACAATCAGCTGAAAATGGAAAATTACAATGTAAGAACAAGCTTCTACAGGAGGATCCGAGAGAATGCTTACATAATACTTTATTTgactatgatacatatgatgctCAAGTTTTTCAGTTACCTTCTGTCCATACATCAag TAGTCTGCAACGAGTTACAACAAGAACCAAAAAGACAAGTGTTGCAAGTATGGAAACGCATAATAATGCACATATGTTGAAACTTCTGAAAAGAAAAATGTCTGATCCTGACATTCATCACCCACCACCTGAATCACATTCACCTCCAATAGCTACAACAAGAAGTGCAGCAATCTTAATACCACATAGAACAGATGATATTACTAGCAGTGAATCTAATGGAGAAATTAATG AATCAAGGACATCAGTGAAAAGCGACTTAACTGATTCGGAAATATCACCGCCATTCAGACCAGTTGTCGGGAGTGCTGGCAGCCCAACAAATACAATGTCTCAACCAACAAATATCATTAGACCTAGCAGAGCACTTATTAATCCATTTGATCCATCTCACGTTACAATAAAGCTTACTAGTAATCGGCGAAGATGGACACACATTTTTCCCAAag GACCAACAGGTGTGCTTATACAGCAACATCATTATCAAGCTGTGCCAACACAACTGTGTTCAGAATCACATTCGGatgttatttcaaatataagCGGATCCCCTATGGACCACAACGAAATTTCTAATTCAAATCAATTCCAAGATC ACACGAAAAGTAAATCACAGAGGCTAAATCTGTCGCTATCAAGCGGCGATAAAGGTGGAAATCCAGGATCTTCTACCGGGAATAAGTCCTTAACACTGTTATGGGGTGCTACTGGTGAACAAGAATGGACCCCAGCATTGACAACAG CAATCATAG gtGTTGATTGGAAATCATTGACAATCTCGGCATGTCTGCCTATTACTACTGATTATTTCCCAGACAAAAGAAGTTTACAAAACGATTATGTTGTTTCGGATTATAATCTTTTACCTGACGATGTTAATGCAGACTTTGCTCAACAACGGGCAATATATAAAAAGCCTTTAACAACTGCAGAAGTATTTAAGGAGCTTGTATCGCAACGATTAGCACAG GGCTTCCAACTTATTATCTTACCTACAACTAAGAAAAATCAAACTAATACCCCTGGCAGTAATGCTGTACCAGCAATAAGTTCTGTGATGCGTGGTCGGCAAATAGAATCAGAACCAAAAGAAGAGTATTTATTAAGTATTGGTagaatttttcataaaatatctTTATTCGATAACTGTATAACTGTTACCAGATATCGACCGAG gcATCCTTATCCTCCGTTTAATATTCATTATCTCTATCGATTTCATGCACCACATCATGATACTTATGAAGTGTCGTGGGCATCTTTTACAACAGAAAAACTTGAAAATTATAACTGGAATTATTTAGATCATTATATTTGCACTAGAGGCCACACTGACTTTGCTCTGGTAGAA GCTCTTAAATACTGGAGGTTCCGAGTATTTTTATTACCTTTAAATAATTCAGCAACCAAAAAATTTTTGGAAGGATCTTCTAGATGTGACATATATACACCACTGACAGCTCAAGACCAAATTTCTGTCATGAATGGATTTTTAAGATTCATTGAGTTATGGCCGAATAAAATACGTCGCTCAAATCCTAACAAAAATTGG GAGAGGCATGTAGTGAATACCGCTGCGACTGCCCGCACGTGCCTCGACACTCCTCGCCACGTGCCAAACAG GTCGGGATCTAAGGTAATGGATAGGGGCCGAATTTCACCCGCAAGTGAAGCTGTGTTACCCCTCTCACTTGAACAACAACAAGATCATTTTGATTCTAATGAAGACAG TGCAAATATGGagttaacaaaaataaaaagtacTGCTACGTATAATGAAATCTTAGAGGCAATGAAGCATCCTCAACATGGTGTGGTAGGATCTCTCACACAACATCCTTCTTTACCGAATCAAACATTCGTTAGCGCGGATGCAGTGCAGTGGTTAAATAATCATATAGaaggtggaataactgtggaaGGTGCTATTAACATTATGAAT GGCATGATACAAGAGAAATTAATATGCCATGCTTCCGGCGACTTTTCAAAGCCATTTATTTTAGGATTTTATTTGTATCATGTGGTACAAGATAAGGAAAATCAAAAAG CTGCAGATTATTTTTCACCTTCGGGTGATTTACAAAGTTTTGAGAACGAGTGGGTGGAAGTCGAGATAAAAGCACCAAAAGGATGGTGTGAACCTACTTCACCCACAGCTTTCTCGACAATGTCTTCTCCCATAACTATACCTAATTGTGATACAGTGGATGAATCAAATGTACCCCCTTTTCTTAAGGATGATTTGGACTTAGCAGATTTAGGAGATGATAAAGATTGGCGTA TTCCACCATACAAACACACTCATTTAGATATCGACATAAATAATAGAAGTGACAGAATTGAATGGGGTCACTTAAGGTATCAATCCATCTACAAAGTAGATCATTCTTATGAGCTCGTAGTGCAGTGGGTGGCATCATCTGGTAGCATAGTTGCTGACCTA ATATTTGTATGGCAACGTAAAGCTCAAATGTGTGGAATTCAAATGGTTCCTATTCCCAGTGATCCATTAGCACTACCTTATACTTTGAAAAGCGATCCTTTAAGAGGACCTATTTTTATACCATTAAATATAGAATGTCTTATGACAAACAAACGAAATCTTTTTGAAG AATTTCGAGAAGAAACCTACGCACAACGACTTTTTCTTTTTCAAGAAGCAATTGTACAAAGGTTTGGCTTTGTTCCGTGTTTAATAGAAAGTACCGAGAATGACCACCAATATGTACATATGACTGGCAACGCGTTTATACTTATTCCTTCTACAACGAATGCAAAATTTCGTCCACGTGTAGCTACTAATGTTGTAAGACGGAATACAGGACAAAAAGGATATCCAGTTCATTACGATCAGCCTAGTCCCCATGAAGCTTACATTACGAGACACGTTAGCGGAAAAAATAAAGACGACTACAGTCCGGATAAAAGA GTGGGATTTCTTTGGTCATGGAATCATATGCTTAGTCGAAAGTGGAAATCAGCAACTACAGTAGCTGGTGATGAACTATTTCAAAAGAAACTTATTCAAGACTTTAGGCATTTTACTTCAAACGGGAATAATAGATTGAAACAATTTTGGGAATCGTGTTGGGAAATAAAAGAGAAATCGTGTACACAAATAAGCTGA